In the Sandaracinus amylolyticus genome, TGTGTGTGGCGGCGAGGGGAGCACGGACGCACGGGGACGCGCAACGAAGCGGGCAGCGTTCGTGTTCGTGTTCGCGTGAGCGTGAGCGTGGGCGTGAGCGTGGGCGTGGGCGTGAGCGTGGGCGTGGGCGTGAGCGTGAGCGTGGGCGTGAGCGTGAACGGGAGCGTGAGCGTGGGCGTGAGCGTGAACGGGAGCGGGAGCGGGAGCGTGAGCGTGGGCGTGGGCGGTGAGCGTTCGCGTGGGCGTGAGCGCGAGCGGGGCGGGAGCGGGAGCGGGCTTCTCGGCTGGGAGCTCGGGCGCGCGCGGAGAGAGGCGCTCGGATCAGGCGGCGCGCCGTTCTCGCCCTGGACCAGCCTTCCGTGATGCGAGCGGGGATCAGGTGCTCCGGAAGCTCGAGCGGACGCTGACGCAGCGCTGACCGTCGTCGCGCCCGCACAGCGCGTCGTCGATGGGGTGCGGGATCGTGCCGTGCCCCGTCGCCGCGTCGCCGATGCGGTGCGGGATCGTGCCGTGCCCCGTCGCCGCGTCGCCGATGGGGCACGGGATCGTGCCGTGCCCCGTCGCCGCGTCGTCGAAGGGGTGCGGGATCGTGCCGTGCCCCGTCGCCGCGTCGTCGAAGGGGTACCGGATCGTGCCGCGCCCCGGTCGCCGCGTCTCACGCTCACCCGACACGCTCACGCGCACCCGACACGCTCACGCTCACGCTCACGCTCACCCGACACGCTCACGCTCACGCTCACGCTCACGCTCACCCGACACGCTCACGCTCACGCTCACGCTCACCCGACACGCTCACGCCGACGCCTTCGCGCGCCGGCCGCGCGGCTGCGCACGCGATCGTGCGCGACGGGCGCCGCGTCCGACGCCCGCCGCGCCTGTCTCAACGCACTCCGCGCGCCACGCGCACGGTCACGCCGACCACGTGATTCAGCTCCGCGCGCAGGCTCGGATCCACGTCGCGCACGTATCCGAGGTCTTCTGCGCAATCGAGGCATCCGAGCACCTCGTTCGCGCTGCCCGCGGCATTCCAGTAGCGGGCGTTTCGATTCCGACCTTGTGATTGCGATCCTTCGCGGAGATTGAGCAACACCGACGTTCCCGCGCGTCGCATCTGTCGCGCGAGATCTCCGTCGTGCTTCTCGATCAGAGTGGCAATCGCGCCGATTCGTCGGAGTGCTTGGCGTGCGACCGTGTAGACCTTCAGCATCGTGACCTCCTCGCCCTCTCTCGGGCGCCCCACCCCCGCCACGGCGCGCAGGACGGGTCGGGGACGCGGAGCGAGGACGAGCGCAGCTCGCCCGCAGCGCAGCGCCGCGCGGAGCAGCGCGCAGCCACGCGCAGCGCAGCGAGCATGGCGAGCACTGCGAGCACGGCGGTCGCGAAGCGACCGTCCTCGACGCGTCCGAGCACCGCGGCACGATGAGGATCCCGAGCGGCTCTCCTCCGCGCGCGTCAGAGACGGCAGATCCCTCTCGGCCGAGAACCACGCTCACGCTCACGCTCACGCTCACGCTCACGCTCACGCTCACGCGACACGCTCACGCCCACGCTCACGCTCACGCGACACGCTCACGCGACACGCTCACGCCCACGCGACACGCAACACGCAACACGCGACACGCTCGCGCCCACGCTCACGCTCGCGCCCACGCGACACGCTCACGCTCACGCGACACGCTCACGCCCACGCCCACGCCCACGCCCACGCTCACGCTCACGCTCACGCCCACGCTCACGCGACACGCTCACGCTCACGCTCACGCTCACGCTCACGCTCACGCGACACGCTCACGCTCACGCTCACGCGACACGCTCACGCTCACGCTCACGCTCACGCTCACGCGACACGCTCACGCTCACGCTCACGCTCACGCTCACGCTCACGCTCACGCGACACGCTCACGCTCACGCTCACGCGACACGCTCACGCGACACGCTCACGAGGCCGGCGGCCCCTCGGGCGGCGCCCCCGCCGGCGCCACCTTCGCTCGCACGCTCGCGAGCCACGCCGCGATCCTCCTCCTCCCCGCGATCACCAGCCCGATCGCGAGCATCGCCGACATCCCCACCGGCCCCCACGCGCTGCTCTCGAGCCACCCCAGCGCGAGCACCAGCAGCGCCGCGCCGACGATCGCGCTCGCCGCCAGCATCGCGATGCCGCGCCTCGTGGTCGTCGCGCGCTGCGCGCTCGCCGCCACGCGGTACGTCGCGAGCTCCACCGTGCCCGCCGCACCCTCTTCCGGCACCACGATCACCCCGGTGCGCGCCATCACGAGCCCGAGCAGCCCGACCCACACCAAGAGCGCGCCCACGATCCCCATCAGCCACCCGACCCACACCCCCGCGCCCGACGCGTACGCGATCGACACGCTCGGCGCGCGCCCCTCGCGCCCGGCGAACAGCCCCTCCAGCACCACGCGCTCGCCGCCCCGCATCGTGATCCCGTGCACGAAGGGCGCCTCGCCGATCGCCGGGCCGCGCTCGCGCAGCGCGAGCTCGCTCGAAGGCGCGCTCCACCGCACGCCCTCGGGCAGCAGCACCTCCCATCGCGTGCGCGCCGCGATCGCCTCGGGACGCGCCAGCGGCAGCGCGAGACGCCCCAGCGCGCCGAGCCGCGCGATCGGCGTCGCGTAGACGATCTCCACCGGGAACGCGCCCTCGGCGCGCACCACGCCGATCATCAGCACGTCGCCCGCGATCGCCGGCGTCTCCGCGCGACCGCCGACCTGCGCCGACCACAGCTCGGAGCCCGCGGGCAGCGCGACGCGCAGGAACTGCTCGCGCTCGTTGCGCACCATCCACGTCGCGACCGTCACCGCGAGGCCGTCGCTGGTGACCAGGGTGCGATAGGTCGCGTCGTCGATCGCGGCCTCGCGCAGCTCGGCGCGGCGGTGTCGCGCGACCCGCAGCGCGAGGCGCGGCGCCGGCGAGGCGTGGGCCCAGCGGTACGCGAGCAGCACCGGGCTCTCGCTGCGCACCACCAGCTCCTCGGGCAGCTCCGAGACCTCGACCGGCGAGAGCCCCTCGGTGCGCGCGGGCTCGACCTCGACCGCCGCGGTGGCCTCGATCGCGACGCGGCCCTGCTCGACGTCGGCGCCCTCGACGTGCGCCATCGGCGCGTCGAGCTCGCTCTCGCCCGCGGCGACGATGCGCTCCCAGCGCAGCTCGACGTGCACGTCGCCCTCCATCTCCTGGGTGAACGAGAGCCGCACCCGCGAGCCCTCGAGGCGGTGCTCGCGCAGCGAGGGCGCGACGACGTCGAGCAGGCTCGCGCCCTCGGGCAGCGCGATCACGAGCTCGGAGAGGCTGCCCGACTTC is a window encoding:
- a CDS encoding four helix bundle protein, with the translated sequence MLKVYTVARQALRRIGAIATLIEKHDGDLARQMRRAGTSVLLNLREGSQSQGRNRNARYWNAAGSANEVLGCLDCAEDLGYVRDVDPSLRAELNHVVGVTVRVARGVR